One window of Amaranthus tricolor cultivar Red isolate AtriRed21 chromosome 13, ASM2621246v1, whole genome shotgun sequence genomic DNA carries:
- the LOC130798977 gene encoding gibberellin-regulated protein 1-like: MNMAISKLLIATIVLSFLLLNVVQPHQMIESSGPKRSLLGAINCGAACVARCRLSSRPNLCHRACGTCCARCQCVPPGTSGNQELCPCYYNQRTHGGKRKCP; the protein is encoded by the exons ATGAATATGGCAATTTCTAAGCTCCTTATTGCTACTATTGTCCTCTCTTTTTTGCTTCTTAATGTGGTTCAACCTCATCAAATG ATTGAGAGTAGCGGTCCAAAGAGGTCTCTCCTTGGAGCTATAA ATTGTGGGGCGGCATGTGTGGCAAGGTGCCGACTGAGCAGCAGGCCAAATCTTTGCCACAGGGCATGTGGGACATGCTGTGCAAGGTGCCAATGTGTTCCACCGGGTACTTCCGGCAACCAAGAACTCTGTCCTTGCTACTACAACCAGAGGACCCATGGTGGCAAACGCAAGTGCCCTTAA